Proteins co-encoded in one Sulfurimonas sp. HSL1-2 genomic window:
- a CDS encoding replicative DNA helicase — MEEKLYNLAFEKAVLSSIIFEPSQFEELEAILKPDDFYLPAHKDIYGAIVSLTRRDEPIDEEFIRKELSAKKKFDENVMLEILSANPISNTAAYVRELKDKSLKRHLLTLTTEIKKVALEEEWPSSDVVDMVEKKLYEITQDSQTSDFKDAESVTIDTMRYIEEMKARGNSVLVGVDTGFAELNKMTTGFGKGDLVIVAARPAMGKTSFALNMVQNLLRKGKGVAFFSLEMPAEQLMLRLLSVDTSVPLQKLRVGDMNDEEWTRLGQAVERMQSSKLFVDDQGSVNINQLRSRLRKLKGQHPEIEMAVIDYLQIMSGTGTRDRHLEVSEMSRGLKMLARELEMPIVALSQLNRGLESRNDKRPMLSDIRESGSIEQDADIILFVYRDDVYLYKEEKEREKAAKAEGKEFTPTYVEKEEEEAEIIIGKQRNGPTGHVKLLFQKRLTRFIDMPTYNATEIVYENVDTSSAQMDVGTVSMPTI; from the coding sequence ATGGAAGAGAAACTCTATAACCTCGCATTTGAAAAAGCCGTTCTCAGTTCCATCATCTTCGAGCCTTCCCAGTTCGAGGAGCTCGAAGCGATCCTGAAGCCGGATGATTTCTACCTGCCGGCCCACAAGGATATCTACGGCGCTATTGTCTCTCTCACCCGACGTGACGAGCCGATTGACGAGGAGTTTATCCGCAAAGAGCTCAGCGCGAAGAAGAAGTTCGACGAGAACGTGATGCTCGAGATCCTCTCGGCCAACCCGATCTCGAATACGGCGGCCTATGTCAGGGAGCTGAAGGACAAATCGCTCAAACGCCACCTGCTGACCCTGACGACGGAGATAAAGAAGGTTGCGCTCGAAGAGGAGTGGCCCAGCAGCGACGTCGTCGACATGGTCGAGAAAAAGCTCTACGAGATCACCCAGGATTCGCAGACGAGCGACTTCAAAGATGCCGAGTCGGTGACGATCGATACGATGCGCTACATCGAAGAGATGAAGGCGCGCGGTAATTCCGTACTGGTCGGTGTCGATACGGGCTTTGCCGAACTCAACAAGATGACGACGGGTTTCGGCAAGGGGGACCTCGTCATCGTTGCGGCGCGCCCGGCAATGGGGAAGACCTCCTTTGCACTTAACATGGTGCAGAACCTGCTGCGAAAAGGGAAGGGCGTCGCTTTCTTCTCCCTAGAGATGCCGGCGGAGCAGCTGATGCTGCGTCTCCTCTCCGTCGATACCTCCGTCCCGCTGCAGAAACTGCGCGTCGGCGATATGAACGACGAGGAGTGGACCCGGCTGGGGCAGGCGGTCGAGCGGATGCAGTCGAGCAAGCTCTTCGTTGACGACCAGGGGTCGGTCAACATCAACCAGCTCCGCTCCCGCCTGCGCAAGCTTAAGGGGCAGCACCCCGAGATCGAGATGGCCGTCATCGACTACCTGCAGATCATGAGCGGTACGGGCACGCGGGACCGCCACCTTGAAGTCAGCGAGATGTCCCGGGGGCTGAAGATGCTTGCGCGTGAGCTGGAGATGCCGATCGTCGCACTCTCCCAGCTCAACCGCGGCCTGGAGTCGCGCAACGACAAGCGCCCGATGCTCAGCGATATCCGCGAATCCGGTTCCATCGAGCAGGATGCCGACATCATCCTCTTCGTCTACCGCGACGACGTTTACCTCTACAAGGAGGAGAAAGAGCGTGAAAAGGCGGCGAAGGCGGAGGGCAAGGAGTTTACACCCACCTACGTCGAGAAGGAGGAGGAAGAGGCCGAGATCATCATCGGCAAGCAGCGTAACGGCCCGACCGGGCACGTCAAGCTGCTCTTCCAGAAGCGGCTGACGCGCTTTATCGACATGCCGACCTACAACGCGACGGAGATCGTGTATGAGAATGTCGATACGTCGAGCGCCCAGATGGACGTCGGCACTGTTTCGATGCCGACGATCTGA
- a CDS encoding ComEC/Rec2 family competence protein: MKLEPPHLLASRQEVLVFLGLVFLLFIISLWGEYHSYRKLTRYDDAVISATVEQQYEKRKQGSAYQVLKLRSEAGAPFFITVPTALRNLQGYEVRVWLKTDRLDFWHYLGGFFAYGAIDAVMPQRQWKFRAGEWIADQHTEPRSGALFAALFTATPLPPDLRKALARLGISHLLAISGFHLGLLSIFLFALLRLPYRYLQTHLFPWRNARRDLFYAAAAVLWGYALFLHYPPSVLRAFAMMLVGFILYDRGLRLLSFQTLGIAVVLLIAFWPRLLFSAGFWLSVAGVFYIFLFLQRFADRGRLFTFVGIHLWVYAMMLPIALALFGTFSILHPLSVLWTMVFILFYPLGLLLHAVGAGGILDTLVVWILELPATPVRIEVGRWFLAAWAGLSLLALPFKTVKMLLPFLAAAVFVGAVYQVA; the protein is encoded by the coding sequence ATGAAACTTGAACCGCCGCATCTGCTGGCTTCTAGACAGGAAGTCCTAGTGTTTCTTGGCCTCGTATTCCTTCTTTTTATTATTTCCCTATGGGGAGAGTACCACTCGTACCGGAAACTGACCCGTTATGACGATGCGGTAATTTCGGCAACCGTTGAGCAGCAGTATGAAAAACGCAAGCAGGGGAGTGCTTACCAGGTCCTGAAACTGCGCAGCGAGGCGGGCGCCCCCTTTTTTATCACGGTACCGACGGCCCTGCGGAACCTGCAGGGGTACGAGGTCCGTGTCTGGCTCAAAACGGACCGGTTGGATTTTTGGCACTATCTGGGCGGTTTTTTCGCCTACGGGGCCATCGACGCGGTAATGCCGCAGCGGCAGTGGAAGTTCCGGGCGGGGGAGTGGATTGCGGATCAGCACACCGAGCCACGGAGCGGTGCACTCTTCGCCGCCCTCTTTACGGCGACGCCGCTGCCGCCGGATCTGCGCAAAGCGCTGGCGCGTCTGGGGATCAGCCACTTGCTGGCGATCAGCGGTTTCCATCTGGGGCTGCTCAGCATCTTCCTGTTTGCGCTGCTGCGTTTGCCCTACCGCTATCTTCAGACGCACCTGTTCCCCTGGCGTAATGCCCGCCGGGACCTCTTTTATGCCGCTGCCGCCGTACTCTGGGGGTATGCCCTGTTTTTGCATTATCCCCCGTCGGTACTGCGTGCATTCGCGATGATGCTCGTCGGGTTTATCCTCTATGACCGCGGCCTCCGGCTTCTCTCCTTTCAGACCCTCGGCATCGCGGTTGTTCTGTTGATTGCTTTCTGGCCGCGCCTGCTCTTTTCCGCCGGCTTCTGGCTCTCGGTCGCAGGTGTCTTCTATATTTTCCTTTTTCTGCAGCGTTTCGCCGACCGGGGACGGCTTTTCACTTTTGTGGGCATTCATTTGTGGGTCTATGCGATGATGCTGCCGATTGCGCTGGCTCTTTTCGGGACTTTTTCGATACTGCACCCGCTCTCCGTGCTTTGGACGATGGTGTTCATTCTCTTTTATCCGCTTGGGCTGCTGCTGCACGCTGTCGGAGCGGGGGGTATCCTCGACACCCTTGTCGTCTGGATACTGGAGCTTCCGGCGACGCCGGTCCGCATAGAGGTCGGAAGGTGGTTTTTGGCTGCCTGGGCAGGGCTAAGCCTGCTTGCGCTTCCATTCAAGACGGTCAAAATGCTCCTGCCCTTTCTGGCCGCGGCGGTATTTGTAGGCGCGGTCTATCAGGTAGCATAG
- a CDS encoding primosomal protein N', with product MFFYRVALFSSILEPLTYASEISIKIGTVVKVPLQTKTVAGVVWAEVHSPEHDVKNVIEFTNETLMQKQRKFIQFISDYYFCSLGEAAALFTPFEKGREAGKISTEHTEIMLSPKQSEAFVFLSKYPVGLLFGDTGSGKTEIYMKYFEEKLSKGKRSLFLMPEISLTPQMQKRLEAHFGESVVMWHSKLTKKQKEKALEKIRSGEAGIIAGPRSALFLPIDDLGLIVVDEEHDDSYKSSSRPRYHARDMAIYYGKLLDIPVVLGSATPSLSSYVKFPHYRLKGGHFQSERRFEFEAHAEGVTPKIESAIEAVVAQNEQAMLFIPTRANFKYLICSSCGYTYECPFCSVGMSVHRYRRQVRCHYCGYAEAIPQHCPECKTGDLVSSRLGTAEAVEYFHEQRPQWRVAQFDRDKITTQKKLKELLHAFNEHEIDLLVGTQMLSKGHDYHAVTLAVVLGLDNLLSLSDYRARERALSLLLQIAGRSGRKKAARVIVQTFNAEFFSAYVDGYERFLDEEKLFREGMYPPYKKLCRVLFAHKKSETAEAAMRQMETGLRAFKSVEIVGADKAPIEKIAGKYRYQILLRADKSTDLIRALKASKVPLAEIDMDPIEFG from the coding sequence TTGTTTTTTTATAGAGTTGCTCTCTTTTCTTCGATATTAGAACCCCTTACATACGCATCTGAAATCAGTATAAAAATCGGAACAGTTGTCAAAGTTCCCCTGCAGACAAAAACAGTTGCCGGTGTCGTCTGGGCTGAAGTGCATTCCCCCGAACATGATGTGAAAAATGTGATTGAATTCACGAACGAGACATTGATGCAAAAACAGCGAAAGTTCATTCAGTTCATCTCAGATTACTATTTTTGTAGTCTGGGAGAAGCTGCAGCGCTGTTTACGCCATTTGAAAAAGGGAGAGAAGCGGGGAAAATATCCACAGAACATACCGAGATTATGCTTTCGCCAAAACAATCAGAAGCATTTGTATTTCTGTCAAAATACCCGGTCGGTCTGCTTTTCGGTGATACAGGTTCCGGCAAGACAGAAATTTATATGAAGTATTTCGAGGAGAAGCTATCAAAGGGAAAACGATCACTCTTTTTAATGCCAGAAATATCCTTGACGCCGCAGATGCAGAAGCGGCTGGAGGCGCATTTTGGAGAGTCTGTGGTGATGTGGCATTCGAAGCTGACGAAGAAACAGAAAGAGAAGGCGCTGGAGAAAATCCGCAGCGGTGAAGCGGGCATCATCGCCGGACCGCGGTCGGCACTGTTCCTTCCTATTGACGATCTGGGTCTGATCGTTGTGGATGAAGAGCACGATGACAGTTACAAATCCTCTTCACGGCCGCGCTACCATGCACGGGATATGGCGATTTACTACGGCAAACTCCTTGATATCCCAGTGGTGCTCGGCAGTGCTACCCCTTCACTGAGCTCCTATGTCAAATTCCCCCACTACAGGCTCAAAGGCGGGCACTTCCAGAGCGAACGAAGATTCGAATTTGAAGCACATGCGGAGGGGGTCACACCAAAGATCGAATCGGCGATCGAGGCGGTCGTGGCCCAGAATGAACAGGCGATGCTTTTCATCCCGACCCGGGCGAATTTCAAATATCTTATCTGCAGCAGCTGCGGCTATACCTACGAGTGCCCTTTCTGCAGTGTGGGGATGAGCGTGCACCGTTACCGGCGCCAGGTGCGCTGCCACTACTGTGGGTATGCAGAGGCGATCCCCCAGCACTGCCCCGAATGCAAAACGGGCGACCTCGTCAGTTCACGTCTGGGTACGGCGGAAGCGGTCGAATATTTTCATGAACAGCGTCCGCAGTGGCGCGTGGCGCAGTTTGACCGGGATAAGATCACGACGCAGAAAAAGCTCAAGGAGCTGCTGCATGCCTTCAACGAACACGAAATCGATCTGCTCGTCGGTACACAGATGCTCTCAAAGGGGCATGATTACCATGCCGTGACGCTGGCGGTCGTCCTGGGTCTGGACAACCTGCTTAGCCTCAGTGATTACCGTGCGCGGGAACGCGCCCTATCACTGCTGCTGCAGATCGCAGGGCGCAGCGGCCGTAAAAAAGCGGCGCGCGTCATCGTCCAGACCTTCAATGCCGAGTTTTTTTCCGCCTACGTCGACGGGTATGAGCGGTTCCTGGATGAGGAGAAGCTTTTCCGCGAAGGGATGTACCCACCCTATAAGAAACTCTGCCGTGTGCTCTTTGCCCACAAAAAAAGCGAAACGGCCGAAGCCGCGATGCGGCAGATGGAAACGGGACTCAGAGCATTTAAGAGTGTTGAGATCGTCGGTGCGGACAAAGCGCCGATCGAAAAGATCGCGGGGAAGTACCGCTACCAGATTCTGCTTCGTGCGGACAAAAGTACGGACCTTATCCGCGCGCTGAAAGCATCTAAGGTACCGCTGGCCGAAATCGACATGGACCCCATCGAGTTCGGGTAA
- a CDS encoding prepilin-type N-terminal cleavage/methylation domain-containing protein, producing MLRSAFTMIELIFVIVILGILAAVAIPKLAATRDDAEVSAIMTKIGQAVGEISNYAVSQGKVETDFSVMSNAIDNLVMRGEATLGNKSAAIKGGSVANCVSIQVVTNGLDESMQILFGAPGGDDKCAAIQNNLPLQNETIALVGNRVSY from the coding sequence ATGTTACGCAGTGCATTTACGATGATCGAACTTATTTTCGTCATCGTTATACTCGGGATCCTGGCAGCCGTTGCCATTCCCAAACTGGCAGCAACGCGGGATGATGCCGAAGTAAGTGCAATCATGACAAAGATTGGACAGGCTGTAGGCGAAATCTCCAATTATGCCGTTTCACAGGGAAAAGTTGAGACCGACTTTTCTGTGATGTCAAATGCTATTGATAATCTTGTGATGCGGGGTGAAGCGACACTGGGAAATAAGAGTGCCGCCATTAAGGGCGGCAGTGTGGCAAATTGTGTCTCAATTCAGGTGGTAACGAACGGTTTGGACGAAAGCATGCAGATTCTCTTCGGTGCACCCGGAGGGGATGATAAGTGTGCTGCAATTCAGAATAACCTTCCGCTCCAGAATGAGACGATTGCACTTGTTGGGAACCGCGTAAGCTATTGA
- a CDS encoding DUF6044 family protein, with protein MSFDKLAGERIKQYFSTSRSRFFVFLLGMVAMGVYLWPISSGADMIMTISDNLDSAHSRYYVLANSGKIFADSMSMVPGIMHSLPRISFGSEFNVLLWLYVIFPPLEAYSVNLVMMHMVAFWGMLLLLRNHFIPRDIAYRELLVVLGTLLFAFVPFWPAGGLSVAGQPLALYAFLNIRKSGGRYYDWMIVTLLPFYSSFVLAYLFFLILMTGLWLFDWRKEKRINTGLFIAIALMTAIFLAIEYRLVSVMLFGQGGFVSHREAFVTEVRGFLDAYRESHLIFLDGHVNTPTVQFDIVILAVLAAMALFALVEKIRIGTRISILFILTFFLMMYSGAYMDMIRSKYAMGTLLVMTLVFVKFVRVHASRLFGMLFLLILMSSFLYGFWSYEGVQFIKEAMPFFEKFNFSRFYFLQTLAWYILLAMAFVIFVRYLRFGMVLVIFIFVFQADNAFVRRSFNKLTMQAVSYGSFFAPSVYKDIRDFIGKDPKDYYVVMLGMHPSSAQLNGLQTLDGYVSNYPLAYKLEFRKAIEKELEKNAFIMQRYDTWGSSNYLFSSELGKYVIYKREGVIHHLDINTTVLYQLGGRYLLTQYTIMNAADIGLDFKASFDSKASFWKINLYEINP; from the coding sequence GTGAGTTTTGACAAGCTGGCCGGGGAACGGATAAAGCAGTACTTCAGTACTTCTAGGAGCCGATTTTTTGTTTTTCTGCTCGGGATGGTGGCGATGGGAGTCTACCTGTGGCCGATCAGCAGCGGTGCCGATATGATCATGACAATCTCCGATAATCTCGATTCCGCGCATTCGCGGTACTATGTCCTGGCGAATAGCGGAAAGATTTTCGCAGATTCCATGAGTATGGTCCCGGGGATTATGCATTCGTTGCCCCGGATCTCCTTTGGAAGCGAATTCAACGTTTTACTGTGGCTTTATGTCATCTTCCCGCCGCTCGAAGCCTACAGTGTCAATCTTGTAATGATGCACATGGTCGCTTTTTGGGGGATGCTGCTGCTGTTGCGGAATCATTTTATTCCCCGTGATATTGCCTATCGCGAGTTGCTTGTTGTCCTGGGGACCTTGCTCTTTGCTTTCGTGCCATTCTGGCCAGCGGGCGGCCTCAGTGTTGCCGGTCAGCCCTTGGCGCTCTATGCATTTTTGAATATTCGAAAGAGCGGTGGGCGGTATTATGATTGGATGATCGTGACGCTCCTGCCGTTTTACAGCAGTTTTGTCTTGGCCTACCTCTTCTTCCTGATTCTGATGACAGGGCTTTGGCTTTTTGATTGGCGAAAAGAAAAGCGAATCAATACTGGTCTGTTTATCGCCATTGCACTGATGACAGCGATTTTCCTTGCGATTGAATATCGCCTGGTTTCCGTGATGCTGTTTGGTCAGGGCGGATTTGTGTCCCACAGGGAGGCATTCGTCACGGAAGTAAGAGGTTTTTTGGATGCCTATCGTGAATCACACCTGATCTTCCTTGATGGGCATGTCAATACACCCACAGTGCAGTTTGACATTGTCATTTTGGCGGTATTGGCAGCAATGGCACTCTTTGCACTTGTTGAGAAGATACGGATTGGAACACGCATTTCAATCCTGTTTATCCTGACGTTTTTTCTTATGATGTACAGTGGCGCATATATGGACATGATAAGATCAAAATATGCGATGGGGACGCTCCTCGTCATGACGCTTGTATTTGTGAAGTTTGTCCGCGTGCATGCATCCAGACTCTTCGGAATGCTTTTCCTCCTGATTCTCATGAGTTCGTTCCTCTACGGGTTTTGGTCTTATGAAGGGGTTCAGTTCATCAAAGAAGCGATGCCGTTTTTTGAAAAATTCAACTTTTCACGGTTTTATTTTTTACAGACATTGGCCTGGTACATATTGCTGGCAATGGCTTTCGTCATATTTGTCCGCTATTTGCGTTTTGGAATGGTCTTGGTCATATTTATATTCGTGTTCCAAGCTGACAATGCATTCGTCCGCCGCTCTTTTAACAAATTAACAATGCAGGCTGTCAGTTACGGCAGTTTTTTTGCCCCGTCGGTGTACAAGGATATTCGTGACTTCATCGGAAAAGATCCGAAGGATTATTATGTCGTCATGTTGGGGATGCACCCCTCAAGCGCGCAGTTGAACGGCCTGCAGACCCTGGACGGGTACGTCTCCAACTATCCGCTTGCGTACAAGCTGGAATTCCGCAAAGCGATAGAAAAGGAGTTGGAAAAAAATGCATTTATCATGCAGCGCTACGACACATGGGGCAGTTCCAACTACCTGTTTTCATCGGAACTGGGCAAATACGTCATCTACAAGCGTGAAGGGGTGATCCACCATTTGGATATCAACACCACGGTGCTGTATCAATTGGGGGGAAGGTATCTTTTAACACAGTACACGATCATGAATGCAGCTGACATCGGGCTGGACTTCAAAGCATCATTCGATTCGAAGGCGAGTTTCTGGAAAATCAACCTATATGAGATCAACCCGTGA
- a CDS encoding type II secretion system protein, whose amino-acid sequence MSHIKKRRAFTLIELVFIIVVLGILASIAIPKFSATRDDAHISSARATIGAVRSGIVSVRQKYLLRGVNSYINSLSCGGSGVLFDGNCTAGTEILMYPLTPSTANGHWSQSGSDYVFHIMDKSCTFAYNSGTGTFALKASQPSECDPLDF is encoded by the coding sequence GTGTCTCATATTAAAAAAAGAAGAGCTTTCACGCTTATTGAATTGGTTTTCATCATTGTGGTACTGGGGATCCTGGCCTCCATTGCCATTCCGAAATTTTCAGCTACACGGGATGACGCGCATATTTCAAGTGCCCGTGCAACGATCGGTGCAGTCCGGTCCGGTATCGTGTCGGTACGCCAAAAATATCTGCTCAGAGGCGTGAACAGTTATATCAACTCATTAAGCTGCGGAGGATCAGGGGTGCTCTTCGACGGGAACTGTACAGCAGGTACGGAAATTCTGATGTACCCGTTGACACCTTCGACAGCGAACGGACATTGGTCTCAGAGCGGAAGCGATTATGTTTTCCATATCATGGATAAGAGTTGTACGTTTGCATACAATTCAGGTACTGGTACATTTGCTCTGAAAGCCTCACAGCCTTCAGAATGTGACCCGCTCGATTTCTAA
- the ispG gene encoding flavodoxin-dependent (E)-4-hydroxy-3-methylbut-2-enyl-diphosphate synthase encodes MIKRYPTKQIYVGNVPVGGDAPISVQSMTYSRTRDVEATVEQINRLHFAGCDIVRVAVPDMEDALALKAIKERISLPLVADIHFNYKLALVAAEVVDCIRINPGNIGEQSRVKDVVKACQERNIPIRIGVNAGSLEKQFDTKYGQTAEGMVASAEYNIKFLEDLGFTDIKVSLKASDVQRTVDAYRMLRPKNNYPFHLGVTEAGTKFHATVKSAIGLGALLLDGIGDTMRVSITGELEEEINVGRAILKDSGAAGEGLNIISCPTCGRIEADLVSAVDEIERRTKHIKAPLNVSVMGCVVNAIGEAQHADVAIAYGKGSGLVMVKGEVVARLEEKDLVDKFVDEVEKMAEGNE; translated from the coding sequence ATGATTAAGCGCTATCCCACCAAACAGATCTATGTCGGAAACGTCCCCGTCGGCGGGGATGCGCCCATCTCTGTCCAGTCGATGACCTACAGCCGTACCCGCGATGTTGAAGCGACGGTCGAGCAGATCAATCGCCTCCACTTCGCGGGATGTGACATCGTACGTGTCGCCGTCCCGGATATGGAAGATGCCCTGGCGCTCAAAGCGATCAAGGAGCGGATCTCGCTGCCCCTTGTCGCCGATATCCACTTCAACTACAAACTGGCCCTCGTTGCGGCCGAAGTTGTCGACTGCATCCGCATCAACCCGGGCAATATCGGTGAGCAGAGCCGCGTGAAAGATGTCGTCAAGGCCTGCCAGGAGCGCAACATCCCGATCCGCATCGGTGTAAATGCCGGTAGCCTGGAGAAGCAGTTTGACACAAAATACGGCCAGACGGCGGAGGGAATGGTCGCCTCGGCAGAGTACAACATCAAATTCCTCGAGGACCTCGGTTTTACGGACATCAAGGTCTCTCTCAAAGCTAGCGACGTACAGCGCACTGTTGATGCTTACCGGATGCTGCGCCCGAAGAATAACTATCCCTTCCACCTGGGCGTTACCGAAGCGGGGACGAAGTTCCATGCGACAGTGAAGAGCGCCATCGGTCTTGGTGCCCTGCTGCTCGACGGGATCGGTGACACGATGCGGGTCTCCATCACCGGCGAGCTCGAAGAGGAGATCAACGTCGGCCGTGCGATCCTCAAGGACTCCGGTGCGGCGGGCGAAGGGCTCAATATCATCTCCTGTCCGACCTGCGGCCGGATCGAGGCGGACCTAGTGAGCGCGGTGGACGAGATCGAGCGTAGGACCAAGCACATCAAGGCACCGCTCAATGTCTCCGTCATGGGCTGTGTCGTCAACGCCATCGGCGAAGCGCAGCACGCCGACGTCGCGATCGCCTACGGCAAGGGAAGTGGCCTGGTGATGGTCAAGGGCGAAGTCGTCGCACGTTTGGAGGAGAAGGATCTTGTGGATAAGTTCGTCGATGAAGTCGAGAAGATGGCGGAGGGGAATGAATAA
- a CDS encoding prepilin-type N-terminal cleavage/methylation domain-containing protein, whose product MKRAGFTMIELIFVIVILGILAAVAIPKLAATRDDAKTSTELTNISTAVNDIGSYYTSQGTIDSSSSASIAAGKVKCFSIAANGATGIVVSSTNDATTYCAAAHTAANTQGLIGTHVFGGSGVSY is encoded by the coding sequence ATGAAAAGAGCTGGTTTTACAATGATCGAATTGATCTTCGTTATCGTTATTCTTGGTATTTTGGCAGCGGTTGCCATTCCGAAACTGGCAGCGACTCGTGACGATGCTAAAACGTCAACAGAGCTGACAAACATTTCCACTGCGGTTAATGATATCGGTTCATACTACACTTCTCAGGGTACAATTGACTCATCTAGCTCTGCATCAATTGCAGCGGGTAAAGTCAAATGTTTCTCTATCGCTGCTAACGGTGCAACAGGTATCGTAGTTTCTTCTACAAACGATGCAACAACTTATTGTGCTGCTGCACATACTGCTGCAAACACACAGGGCCTGATCGGAACACACGTATTCGGTGGTAGTGGCGTTTCTTACTAA
- a CDS encoding YihY family inner membrane protein — MQENIHRYSWKRFKRHARYYWNQLLDSELTYYASSLSFYTIFTVIPLLMIILSIAVTMPSFQEYYADLKTFLIENLLPVQSEQISQYIDEFLSNAVKLSVVGSLMIVVASMLFFENYEYIVNKIFHTKRRTIWQSITTYWTLVTLSPIAFGLSIYLSTRAAAVLGEYGATAWFNLVSIFPYFIIWMLFFIIYKISPNTNVDTKAVFITSFIIAAVWTLAKNGFVYYIFYNKTYSTVYGSFSIVLFTFIWIYTSWIIFVYGLKLCYLIDRAYKYRRGQKGQEHFDRLEWKRKQA, encoded by the coding sequence ATGCAAGAGAACATCCACCGCTACTCCTGGAAACGCTTTAAGCGGCACGCCCGCTACTATTGGAACCAGCTCCTTGACTCGGAGCTGACCTACTATGCTTCGAGCCTCAGTTTCTATACGATCTTCACCGTCATCCCGCTGCTGATGATCATCCTCTCCATCGCGGTCACCATGCCGAGCTTCCAGGAGTATTACGCGGATCTGAAGACCTTTCTCATCGAGAACCTTCTGCCCGTGCAGTCCGAACAGATCTCCCAGTATATCGACGAGTTTCTCAGCAACGCCGTCAAGCTCAGCGTCGTCGGTTCCCTGATGATCGTCGTTGCCTCCATGCTCTTTTTCGAAAACTACGAGTACATCGTCAACAAGATCTTCCATACCAAGCGCCGTACCATCTGGCAGTCCATTACGACCTACTGGACCCTGGTGACGCTCAGCCCGATCGCCTTCGGCCTCTCCATCTACCTCTCGACCCGGGCCGCTGCCGTGCTCGGAGAATACGGGGCGACGGCATGGTTCAACCTGGTGAGTATCTTCCCCTACTTTATCATCTGGATGCTCTTCTTCATCATCTACAAGATCTCGCCCAACACCAATGTCGACACCAAGGCCGTCTTTATCACCTCCTTTATCATCGCCGCCGTCTGGACGCTGGCCAAGAACGGCTTCGTCTACTACATCTTCTACAACAAGACCTATTCGACCGTCTACGGCTCCTTCTCGATCGTCCTCTTCACCTTCATCTGGATCTACACCTCGTGGATCATCTTCGTCTACGGTCTCAAACTATGCTACCTGATAGACCGCGCCTACAAATACCGCCGCGGCCAGAAAGGGCAGGAGCATTTTGACCGTCTTGAATGGAAGCGCAAGCAGGCTTAG